From a single Gimesia fumaroli genomic region:
- a CDS encoding DUF1559 family PulG-like putative transporter, which yields MKNLSKDRRNGFTLIELLVVIAIIAILIALLLPAVQQAREAARRSQCKNNLKQFGLAFHNYHDSHNTFPPGIINRPGGSGWSDRCANMSNGVALPDNNYRAWGWGVFILPNLDQAPLYNTLKPDGCRMPNAGDSYGNTTPLNDPYPSFRCPSDTGKAVNAMHQSYSTSNYVVNERICVGNSKIRIRDITDGTSNTLLLGERRLKRDPAGKRYGGAIIWGRSNNTDAANKFRVNWPINTPTASTSSSNAASGDSGCTRHGVSSNHEGGAHFLMADGAVRFISENISHNPAAGSTTTCLGMNLNMAGPGFIYQNLYFIDDDYVVGEF from the coding sequence GTGAAAAATTTATCAAAAGACAGGCGCAACGGGTTCACTTTGATTGAATTACTGGTCGTGATAGCCATCATCGCGATCTTAATTGCGCTGTTGTTGCCCGCGGTCCAGCAGGCACGTGAAGCCGCGCGCCGTTCGCAGTGTAAAAACAATTTGAAGCAGTTTGGATTGGCGTTCCATAACTACCACGATTCTCATAACACCTTTCCGCCCGGGATCATTAACCGTCCCGGTGGTTCTGGCTGGTCTGACCGCTGCGCGAACATGTCGAATGGAGTCGCGTTGCCTGATAACAATTATCGTGCCTGGGGCTGGGGCGTATTCATCCTGCCTAATCTTGATCAGGCACCATTATACAACACGCTCAAACCAGATGGCTGCCGGATGCCGAATGCGGGAGACAGTTATGGAAATACGACGCCATTAAATGACCCTTACCCGTCATTTCGCTGTCCCTCCGATACGGGAAAAGCCGTCAATGCCATGCACCAGAGTTATTCCACATCGAACTATGTTGTGAATGAGCGGATTTGTGTTGGAAACAGCAAGATCCGCATCCGCGACATCACCGATGGTACCAGCAACACACTGTTGTTGGGCGAACGTCGACTGAAACGCGACCCTGCCGGGAAACGATATGGGGGCGCGATCATCTGGGGACGCAGCAATAATACGGATGCTGCCAATAAATTTCGTGTGAACTGGCCGATCAATACGCCTACTGCATCAACGTCAAGTTCCAATGCTGCTTCAGGCGACAGCGGTTGTACGCGGCACGGTGTGAGCAGTAACCACGAAGGGGGCGCTCACTTCTTAATGGCTGATGGCGCGGTCCGCTTCATCAGCGAAAACATCAGCCACAATCCGGCAGCCGGTTCCACAACGACCTGTCTGGGAATGAATCTGAACATGGCAGGGCCGGGGTTTATCTATCAGAATTTGTATTTCATCGATGACGATTACGTTGTGGGAGAGTTCTAA
- a CDS encoding PQQ-dependent sugar dehydrogenase, with translation MIRNTQTLMTLLLSACLTLTVAAAEKSDDSLNKLSTAEKKSGWRLLFDGKTTDGWRNYQKDSVSDGWTIKDGVLSRSAKGAGDIITDDEFEFFEISLEYRISKAGNSGLMFHVTEEEKTPWRTGPEIQIQDNVDGQDPQKAGWLYQLYKPATPKWMIEAEKAGKKVTPAVVDATRPAGKWNHLFLRVGPDRSEVIMNGVKYYRFNKGSADWDKRVAASKFSKFPKFGKATKGHICLQDHNDLVSFRNIKIREIPADNSVKDPSDGKLSLKAVPAFPDLKWEGWEAVDENTGKVVPLRPMIITHANDGSGRIFVATQRGMIHIIDKNSPKKTKLFLDIRDQVAPWKKNNEEGLLGFAFHPDFKENGQFFVYYSAEGSPRKSHVSRFQVSADDPNKADPKSETVVMAIDQPYGNHNGGSIAFGPDGYLYIGLGDGGSGNDPLGNGQNLETLLGSILRIDVDHTSNGKNYAIPADNPFVNRAKAQPEIYAYGLRNVWRLGFDPKTGTLYAGEVGQDLWEEINIIKKGGNYGWSVREGTRNFGNRPETAKETPIDPIWEYDHGVGRSITGGVVYRGKRLPELEGMYVYADFVSGKIWALKYDEESGKVVRNLQISAGGIPVMSFGTDEDGELYYTVQTVKGGEGIFRFEKE, from the coding sequence GTGATTCGAAACACCCAAACTCTGATGACGCTGTTGCTGTCCGCGTGTCTGACTCTGACAGTCGCGGCTGCGGAAAAATCCGACGATTCGTTAAACAAACTTTCAACCGCGGAAAAGAAAAGCGGCTGGAGACTGCTATTCGACGGTAAAACAACCGACGGTTGGCGGAATTATCAGAAAGACAGCGTCAGTGACGGCTGGACGATCAAAGACGGCGTCCTTTCCCGTTCCGCCAAAGGGGCCGGTGATATCATTACCGACGATGAGTTCGAGTTCTTCGAAATCTCGCTCGAGTATCGGATCTCCAAAGCAGGCAACAGCGGCCTGATGTTCCACGTCACCGAGGAAGAAAAAACTCCGTGGCGCACCGGACCTGAAATCCAGATTCAGGACAATGTCGATGGCCAAGACCCGCAGAAAGCAGGCTGGCTCTACCAGCTTTACAAACCGGCGACTCCCAAATGGATGATCGAAGCCGAGAAAGCCGGCAAGAAAGTCACCCCGGCTGTCGTCGATGCTACGCGTCCCGCAGGTAAGTGGAATCATCTGTTTCTCAGAGTCGGCCCCGATCGATCTGAAGTCATCATGAACGGCGTGAAATATTATCGTTTCAATAAAGGGAGTGCCGACTGGGACAAACGGGTTGCTGCCAGCAAGTTTTCCAAGTTCCCAAAATTCGGAAAAGCGACCAAAGGGCACATCTGCCTGCAGGACCATAACGATCTGGTCTCTTTCCGAAACATTAAGATCAGAGAAATCCCCGCGGACAACTCGGTCAAAGATCCCAGCGATGGCAAGCTCTCTCTCAAAGCCGTGCCCGCATTCCCGGATTTGAAATGGGAAGGCTGGGAAGCCGTCGATGAAAACACGGGGAAAGTGGTTCCCCTGCGTCCGATGATCATCACACATGCCAACGATGGCAGCGGACGTATCTTTGTCGCCACCCAGCGCGGCATGATTCACATCATCGATAAGAATTCACCAAAGAAAACAAAACTGTTTCTCGATATCCGCGATCAAGTAGCGCCCTGGAAAAAGAACAACGAAGAAGGTCTGTTAGGTTTCGCCTTTCATCCCGACTTTAAAGAGAACGGCCAGTTTTTCGTTTACTATTCTGCTGAAGGAAGCCCGCGAAAATCGCACGTCTCCCGTTTTCAGGTTTCGGCCGACGATCCCAACAAAGCAGACCCCAAAAGTGAGACTGTTGTGATGGCCATCGATCAGCCTTATGGCAACCATAACGGCGGTTCGATTGCATTCGGTCCCGACGGCTATCTCTATATCGGCCTCGGCGACGGTGGTTCCGGCAACGATCCTTTGGGCAACGGGCAGAACCTGGAAACCCTGCTTGGTTCCATCTTACGCATTGATGTCGATCATACATCTAATGGCAAGAACTACGCGATTCCCGCGGACAACCCGTTCGTGAATCGAGCCAAAGCGCAGCCGGAAATCTATGCTTACGGCCTGCGAAATGTCTGGCGGCTGGGCTTCGATCCCAAAACCGGCACCTTGTACGCCGGTGAAGTCGGCCAGGATCTCTGGGAAGAAATTAACATCATCAAAAAGGGCGGCAACTACGGCTGGAGCGTTCGTGAAGGCACACGCAACTTTGGCAATCGCCCTGAGACCGCGAAAGAAACCCCCATCGATCCGATCTGGGAATATGATCATGGCGTCGGTCGTTCCATTACCGGCGGTGTTGTCTATCGAGGTAAACGGCTGCCTGAACTGGAAGGCATGTACGTCTACGCTGATTTCGTCTCGGGCAAAATCTGGGCGCTCAAATACGACGAAGAGTCCGGCAAGGTCGTTCGCAATCTGCAAATCAGCGCAGGCGGCATCCCCGTGATGTCCTTTGGTACCGACGAAGACGGCGAACTGTATTACACCGTCCAAACTGTCAAAGGCGGCGAAGGCATTTTTCGGTTCGAGAAAGAGTAG
- a CDS encoding DUF3309 family protein: protein MLGTILLIILILFLLGALPNWGHSRNWGYGPSGGIGLILVIVLILVLLGHI, encoded by the coding sequence ATGCTGGGTACCATTTTACTGATCATCCTGATTTTGTTTCTGCTCGGGGCGTTACCGAACTGGGGTCACAGTCGTAACTGGGGCTACGGACCGAGTGGCGGGATCGGCCTGATTTTAGTTATCGTCCTGATCCTGGTATTGCTGGGACACATTTAA
- a CDS encoding BlaI/MecI/CopY family transcriptional regulator, producing MSQHADLSRRERQIMDSIYSRSEATVLDIQSDLPNAPTPTAIRTMLRILMEKEIVQRHKQGREFLYSPTSPRRPEGTKALKHVVQTFFEGSFKQALAAQLASGDETLTDDELRDMVKLIKAAREKGN from the coding sequence ATGTCACAGCACGCCGACCTTAGCAGGCGGGAACGTCAAATCATGGATTCGATTTATTCGCGCAGTGAAGCGACTGTGCTCGATATCCAAAGCGATCTGCCGAACGCGCCGACGCCGACGGCAATACGAACCATGCTCCGCATTCTGATGGAAAAAGAGATCGTACAGCGGCACAAACAGGGGCGTGAGTTTCTTTATTCCCCCACTTCCCCACGGCGGCCGGAAGGGACCAAAGCGTTGAAGCATGTGGTCCAGACATTTTTTGAAGGCTCGTTCAAACAGGCACTGGCGGCACAGCTTGCCAGTGGCGACGAAACGCTGACCGACGACGAATTGCGTGATATGGTCAAGCTCATCAAAGCAGCTCGAGAAAAGGGAAACTAA
- a CDS encoding sulfatase: MYRLALLLFAFCLTSQSFAANRPNVLFIAVDDLRPELACYGKQHIHSPHIDKLAESGTLFERAFCMVPTCGASRASLMTSIRPARKRFVNFLTWAEKDAPGITTMNTHFKQNGYETVSLGKIFHHTRDSAQGWSEPAWRPKGVSWYQRPENQKVHAQQQKEGKKQGKKWKGPAWESADVPDNAYADGVLAEKAISTLQQLKKQDEPFFLAVGFFKPHLPFIAPQKYWDLYDHDKIQLPDNYKVPQNAPKESIHNSGELRSYADIPRKGPVSEETARNLIHGYYACVSYTDAQIGKLLAELDRLKLSENTIVVLWGDHGWNLGDHTLWCKHSCYESSLHIPLIVRAPGIKGGGRRSALIETIDLYPSLCNLTGIPQPEHLAGQSFVGLMRDPDTQWKQAAVSRFRNGDTIRTDTLRYTEYTYPKGKLISKMLYDHKMDPAENTNVVEARTDESRVLSQKLNKIKGRDRKPGKQ; this comes from the coding sequence ATGTACCGCCTCGCTCTGCTTCTTTTTGCATTCTGTCTTACTTCTCAAAGTTTCGCCGCGAATCGTCCCAATGTGTTGTTCATTGCCGTTGACGATCTGCGACCCGAACTGGCCTGTTACGGCAAGCAGCACATTCATTCGCCGCACATCGACAAGCTGGCGGAGAGCGGCACTTTGTTTGAGCGGGCGTTCTGTATGGTGCCGACCTGTGGGGCGTCTCGGGCCAGTCTGATGACCAGTATTCGTCCCGCTCGTAAACGCTTTGTCAATTTTCTGACCTGGGCCGAAAAAGACGCGCCCGGCATCACAACCATGAACACGCATTTTAAACAAAACGGCTATGAAACCGTTTCACTGGGAAAGATCTTTCATCATACCAGGGATAGCGCGCAGGGCTGGTCGGAACCGGCGTGGCGGCCGAAGGGCGTTTCCTGGTACCAGCGCCCAGAAAATCAGAAAGTACATGCCCAACAGCAAAAAGAGGGAAAAAAACAGGGCAAAAAATGGAAGGGTCCTGCCTGGGAATCGGCGGACGTGCCCGATAACGCCTACGCGGACGGCGTGCTCGCTGAAAAAGCAATCAGCACCCTGCAGCAGTTGAAAAAACAGGACGAGCCCTTCTTTCTAGCGGTCGGTTTTTTCAAGCCCCATCTCCCTTTTATTGCGCCACAGAAATACTGGGACCTGTATGATCACGACAAGATTCAACTGCCCGACAATTACAAGGTCCCCCAGAACGCACCGAAAGAATCGATCCACAATTCCGGCGAATTGCGGTCTTACGCTGACATACCACGTAAAGGACCTGTCTCTGAAGAAACCGCCCGCAATCTGATTCACGGCTACTATGCCTGCGTCAGTTATACTGACGCCCAGATTGGTAAGTTACTCGCCGAACTGGATCGTCTGAAGCTGAGCGAGAATACGATTGTCGTTCTCTGGGGCGATCACGGCTGGAACCTCGGAGATCACACCCTCTGGTGCAAACACAGCTGCTACGAAAGTTCCCTGCACATCCCACTCATCGTTCGGGCGCCAGGCATCAAAGGAGGCGGACGCAGGTCAGCGCTGATTGAGACGATTGACCTCTATCCCTCTCTCTGTAATCTGACCGGAATTCCCCAGCCTGAACACCTCGCGGGACAGAGCTTTGTCGGATTGATGCGCGATCCCGATACTCAATGGAAGCAGGCCGCGGTCAGCCGTTTCCGCAACGGCGACACCATCCGCACCGATACACTTCGTTATACCGAATACACCTATCCCAAAGGAAAACTGATTTCAAAGATGCTGTACGATCACAAAATGGACCCCGCCGAAAACACAAATGTAGTGGAAGCACGAACCGACGAAAGCCGTGTTCTGTCACAGAAGCTAAACAAAATCAAAGGCCGCGACCGGAAACCAGGGAAACAGTGA
- a CDS encoding M56 family metallopeptidase: MHTEFELASFDGQWYFLLELTIKSTLILAVAFVMVRLMRRASAAFRYSVWSVAIVALLALPVVNLCVPKWTLEAGTINQAANSHHRNRPSAALPVLQTQHSPQKDVLQSTLPSSSASQTSLSNTDKISVSPSAFLPNVVMTLNVFWLMGCVAMLIRLLIMRVRLWSTSRNYEAVAEGQLFDLLQTCRDDLDYSRPVRLYVTDQRVMPMTWGIICPSILLPREAEHWPEQEIRCAILHELAHVSRLDCLSQLFVQLTCVLYWLNPLVWVAARSLHLERELACDDVVLQNGERASDYAALLMQAVSHFHSNKMLESTAVSMAGRNGFTRRLQAILQETQDRRPVPRRTMLIFAVSFLGLTGLLGVFQIGLTETAHAQQSSPEQTKVQQPEQKQSKPTLNIQQSQAEPIPQQQPKKNELKPIQGGPYQSLPVNGKRSRPLPGMNRPAVRSLNIVFAHDPGIGNYDGIVGRPNDVWNSVDIGTTAVDYTRFSDASSSTARLRISRHDGEWGIKGQSGIFQGYIYHNCRCVDLQTKVLDLPAGSYKIYVFAHGDAPNQNAEIELKVGNRVVGKKATANDGTWNFRTQPYREGLQFVSFNFKIKAGQILTLISHRAGSDYSMFNAIQIVPQTDSVMRQPKKSPQTTR, translated from the coding sequence ATGCATACAGAATTCGAACTCGCTTCGTTCGACGGGCAATGGTATTTCCTGCTGGAGCTTACGATCAAGTCGACTCTGATTCTCGCTGTTGCGTTTGTCATGGTACGTCTCATGCGACGCGCCAGCGCAGCGTTCCGCTATTCCGTCTGGAGTGTCGCGATCGTGGCTCTACTTGCGTTGCCTGTCGTTAACTTGTGTGTCCCCAAATGGACGCTGGAAGCGGGCACGATAAATCAGGCGGCCAACAGTCATCATAGGAATCGACCATCCGCCGCCTTGCCGGTTTTGCAAACTCAGCACTCCCCTCAGAAAGACGTTCTCCAAAGCACTCTACCATCATCGTCGGCTTCCCAGACTTCTTTATCGAATACAGACAAAATCAGCGTCTCGCCGTCTGCTTTCCTCCCCAATGTGGTGATGACCTTGAATGTGTTCTGGCTGATGGGATGTGTGGCAATGTTGATTCGACTGTTGATCATGCGTGTGCGGCTCTGGTCGACGTCCCGGAACTATGAAGCGGTAGCCGAAGGTCAGTTGTTCGATTTGCTGCAGACGTGTCGCGACGACCTCGATTATTCCAGACCAGTGAGACTGTATGTCACGGATCAAAGAGTCATGCCGATGACCTGGGGAATTATCTGCCCGTCAATTCTGCTTCCCCGAGAAGCGGAGCACTGGCCGGAACAGGAAATCCGCTGTGCCATCCTGCATGAACTGGCTCATGTTTCTCGCCTCGATTGTCTGTCTCAACTGTTTGTGCAGCTGACGTGTGTGCTGTACTGGTTGAATCCACTCGTCTGGGTAGCAGCCCGATCGCTGCATCTCGAACGCGAACTCGCCTGCGATGATGTTGTGTTGCAGAATGGGGAACGTGCGTCAGATTATGCAGCACTACTGATGCAGGCGGTCTCACATTTTCATTCGAACAAGATGCTGGAATCAACGGCAGTCTCCATGGCAGGTCGCAACGGTTTCACCCGGCGTCTGCAGGCGATTCTCCAGGAAACACAGGATCGACGCCCTGTCCCTCGACGCACGATGCTGATCTTTGCCGTTTCGTTTCTCGGACTGACCGGATTGCTGGGAGTATTCCAGATCGGTCTCACCGAAACGGCTCACGCCCAGCAGTCGTCGCCAGAGCAGACGAAAGTGCAACAGCCAGAGCAGAAGCAATCCAAGCCAACACTAAATATTCAACAATCGCAAGCCGAACCGATTCCGCAGCAGCAGCCAAAAAAGAATGAGTTAAAACCAATCCAGGGGGGACCTTATCAATCTTTGCCTGTGAATGGAAAACGTTCCCGGCCCCTACCCGGTATGAACCGACCCGCTGTGCGATCTTTGAACATCGTATTCGCGCACGATCCGGGGATCGGAAACTACGACGGAATTGTGGGACGCCCGAACGATGTCTGGAATTCTGTGGACATCGGCACGACAGCGGTGGACTACACGCGGTTTAGTGATGCCAGCTCCAGCACAGCGCGATTGCGGATTTCACGGCATGACGGCGAATGGGGTATTAAAGGACAATCGGGAATCTTCCAAGGCTATATTTATCACAATTGTCGCTGTGTCGACTTACAAACAAAAGTCTTAGACCTTCCGGCTGGCAGTTACAAAATCTATGTCTTCGCACATGGGGATGCTCCCAATCAAAATGCAGAGATTGAACTGAAAGTTGGTAATCGCGTGGTCGGTAAAAAAGCGACGGCCAACGACGGCACCTGGAACTTTCGCACTCAACCCTACCGTGAAGGTTTGCAGTTTGTGAGCTTTAACTTCAAAATTAAAGCCGGTCAGATACTAACGCTGATCAGTCATCGTGCCGGCAGTGATTACTCGATGTTTAACGCGATTCAGATTGTGCCGCAAACAGATTCTGTGATGCGACAACCAAAGAAGTCGCCCCAAACAACTCGCTGA